The nucleotide window CTCACGCAGGGCGACATCGACGCGTACCCCGAGTACACGGGGACCATCACCCGGCAGATCCTCAAAGACGACCCGCCGGACCTCGCCGCGGCGCTCGCGGCGCAGGGCGTCCGGATCAGCAAGCCGCTCGGGTTCCGCAACAACTACGCGCTCGGGATGCGGAAGGACGTGGCCGCCGCGAAGGGCGTGCGGAGTATCTCGTACCTGCGGCAGCACCCGGAACTGCGGTGCGGGTTCATTCACGAGTTCCTCGACCGCCCCGACGGGTGGCCCGGCGTCAAGCGGCACTACGACCTGCCGCAAACGGACGTGCGCGGGATGAACCATACGCTCGCGTACCGGGCGCTCGTCGAGCGGGCGATCGACGTGACCGAGGTGTACACCACCGACGGCGAGATCGCCCAGTACGACCTGCTCGTGCTCGACGACGACCGCAACTTCTTCCCGGCCTACGAAGCGGTCTGGCTATACCGCGCGGACCTGGAATCGCGGCACCCCAAGGCGGTCGAGCAACTGCGGCGGCTCGAAGGGCGCGTCACCGAACCGCAGATGCAGCGGATGAACAGCCTGGCGCAAGGCGAGCAGAAGAAGGACGAGCGCGAGGTCGCCGGCGAGTTCCTGACCCAGACCTTGGGGGTTACGGCCGGGGCAACGGCCGAGCCGGGCGACGGGACGCTCGCCGGGCGCGTGCTGGAGACGACGCGCGAGCACCTCAAGCTGGTGCTGCCGTCGCTGCTCGCGGCGGTGCTGGTCGCGGTGCCGCTCGGCGTACTCGCCGCCCGGCGGCCGGCGCTCGGACGGGTCGCGCTCGGCGCGACCGGCGTGCTTCAGACGGTCCCGTCGCTGGCGCTCCTGCTGTTCATGATCCCGGTGATGAAGTGGCTCGTCGACGAGGGGACGGGGCCGGCCCCCGCGATCGCGGCGCTGTTCCTGTACAGCCTGCTGCCGATCGTCCGGAACGCGCACGCCGGGCTGACGAGCATTCCCGCCCCCCTGCGCGAGTCGGCCGCGGCGCTGGGGCTCTCCCCGTGGGCGATCCTGTGGCGGATCGAGTTGCCGCTCGCGGCGCCGACGATCCTCGCAGGCGTGCGCACCGCGGCCGTCATCAACGTGGGCACGGCGACGCTCGGCGGGTTCATCGGGGCGGGCGGGTACGGGCGCCCGATCCTCCGCGGGATCGACAAGTTCGACGTACCGCTGATGCTCGAAGGGGCGATCCCCGCCGCGGTGCTCGCGCTGGCGATCGAAGGGCTGTTCGGATTGGTCGAGCGCGCCGTCGCTCGGCGGGGGTGAGCGTTCACCCGCCGACCGGGCCGGTGGTCGCTACAACAGCGTCGGCACCTTCCCCCCGCGAGCCCACCCCATGAAACACGTTCTTGCCGCGTGCGCGCTGGCGCTTCTCACCGCACCCGTGCGTGCGGCCGAGCCGGAGGCCAAGGAGTTCAAGGCCGACGGCAAGTCGCTCCCGTACCGGTTGCTGAAGCCCGCCGACGCCGAACCGGGCAAACGGTACCCGCTGGTGGTGCTCCTGCACGGGGCCGGCGAGCGCGGGAGCGACAACAAGAAGCAACTGGTGTGGTTCTGGAAGGACAAACAGCCCAGCGTTCTCACGCGCCCCGAAGTCGGAGCGGCCAAGGCGTTCGTGCTGATCCCGCAGTGCCCGGAGGGCAAGAAGTGGGTCGAGGTGCCGTGGGAGAAGGGCTCCTACACGTCGCCGGAGGTCAGCGAGCCGCTGAAACTCGCCCTCGCCCTCACGGACTCGCTCCTGAAGGAGCTGCCGATCGACCCGGACCGGGTTTCGATCGTGGGGATGTCGATGGGCGGGTACGGGGCGCTGGACGCCGTGCAGCGGCGGCCGGAGCTGTTCGCCGCGTGCGTGCCGATTTGCGGCGCCGGTGATCCCGCCAAGGCCAAGGACATCGCCCACGTCGCGGTGT belongs to Gemmata obscuriglobus and includes:
- a CDS encoding prolyl oligopeptidase family serine peptidase, encoding MKHVLAACALALLTAPVRAAEPEAKEFKADGKSLPYRLLKPADAEPGKRYPLVVLLHGAGERGSDNKKQLVWFWKDKQPSVLTRPEVGAAKAFVLIPQCPEGKKWVEVPWEKGSYTSPEVSEPLKLALALTDSLLKELPIDPDRVSIVGMSMGGYGALDAVQRRPELFAACVPICGAGDPAKAKDIAHVAVWAFHGDADTVVPAKGSRDIVAALKKAGAEPKYTEYPKVGHNSWSPAFEEKEFWNWIFAQKRQTKK
- a CDS encoding glycine betaine ABC transporter substrate-binding protein encodes the protein MTRQLPAFVCAALAATVALVPGCSPAAQRPVVIGSKKFTESVILAEMGTQLARAGGAEARRDDLGGTPALWLALTQGDIDAYPEYTGTITRQILKDDPPDLAAALAAQGVRISKPLGFRNNYALGMRKDVAAAKGVRSISYLRQHPELRCGFIHEFLDRPDGWPGVKRHYDLPQTDVRGMNHTLAYRALVERAIDVTEVYTTDGEIAQYDLLVLDDDRNFFPAYEAVWLYRADLESRHPKAVEQLRRLEGRVTEPQMQRMNSLAQGEQKKDEREVAGEFLTQTLGVTAGATAEPGDGTLAGRVLETTREHLKLVLPSLLAAVLVAVPLGVLAARRPALGRVALGATGVLQTVPSLALLLFMIPVMKWLVDEGTGPAPAIAALFLYSLLPIVRNAHAGLTSIPAPLRESAAALGLSPWAILWRIELPLAAPTILAGVRTAAVINVGTATLGGFIGAGGYGRPILRGIDKFDVPLMLEGAIPAAVLALAIEGLFGLVERAVARRG